TCAGAAGGGGTTAAATAAATAACCATCTGCTGAACAAGTTTATCAGGATTATATTGATAAAGTCTTAGTCGATAATCCATTATGATAAAAGGTATATCGGGTTCGGGGTTAGTTTGAAACTCAAGATGGAGAATCAAATCATCTGATTCTAGAAAAAGCAAATTTTTAGTTCTAATTGGCTCTAAGGAGATATCCTCCGGCTTAAGTACCTGAAAATCTCTTGGTTTTCCTAATAGCCATTGCGCAAAATCTCTGCTGTAATTAGTAGCCAGAAATTTGCACACTTGGGCAAAAGGATTGAAGATTTCTGTCGGAACCTTGTCAGGATCTTCTTGGAAATCGTGACAGCTATCTCCATCAACTCCATCGGGATGTACGGCACAGACTAAATGCCGTTGATAAGCGTAGTATAAACAATGATAACACTGAAGAATTTTCATCTCTAATAAGAAGTTCAATTTCATGAGAAATCACAAGAGACGCACTCTGCTTAAATCCGCTCTATAAAACTTACTCAAAGCTACTCAAGCAAGTCAAAAAGACTTAATTGTTTAGGTTTGATGTTTACTTCGTGCTTCATTGAGGTCTTAGCAGCAGTGCTACCAAGTTGTTTTACCTCTTCACACGCGTTGATTTCTCCGGAGCTCGGAGTATTTTTAAAAGCGTTCCTAATGTTTATACTTGCGTTCAAATCTCTGTCAAGAGTTGTCCCACAATTACCGCATTGATACACTCTCTGAGATAATGGCATTTTTTGCTTGTGACCGCAATTTGAGCACAATTGACTTGATGGGAAAAACCTATCAACTCTCGTTAATGTTGACCCATACCATTCACATTTATACTCTAATTGACGCACAAATTCGTAAAAGCCACAATCTGCTATCGCACTCGCTAACCTATGGTTTTTAAGCATTCCTGACACATTTAAATCTTCTATCACTACCTCACTGTGGTTTTTGGCGAGGTGAGTCGTTATTTTGTGTAGGGTGTCTTTCCGAATGTTTGCTACTCGATAATGGGCTTTTTGTAATCTACCTAAGGCTCTTTTTCTATTATTTGAACCTTTCTGTTTTCTACTTAAAGCTCTTTGTAATCTGGCTAATCTTTTTTTGGCTTTTCTATAGGCTTTGGGGTTAGCAAAAACTGTCCCATCTGAACAAGTTGCTAATGAGTTTATCCCTACATCAACTCCTATAATTGGGCTTGTTTTGGGAGTAGGTTTATTCTCTAATTCATACTTAAAGGAAATAAACCACTTAGAAGCTCTTTTACTAATAGTGACGTTTTTAGGGATGACAGAAGGGAGTATTTCGTCGGCGGTTATCCATCCAAAGATAGGGAGTTTTATCTTGTTTCCAGATATTTTAATAGCACCTTCTAGATAAAAACTGTCTCTTATACCTTTCTTTTTGAATTTGGGCTTTTGACAATGCTGATGTTTCCACCAATTCATAAAGGCTTGATGCAGGTTTCTTAACGCTTGTTGAGGAGCGCATTTAGAGACTTCGTAATACCACTCATAGACTGATTTGACCTCAGCTACAAGCTTTTTATGAAGGTCTATAGATGATGGTAATAGCTGATTGTTATCAATAGTTTCAAAACAAGTCGCTAATCCCCAATTATAAGCGTGACGTGCTACTCCTGCGTGTTTAGATGCTAGAGTTGCTTGCTTATTATTGAGTATTAATGTGGTTTTAAAGCTTTTGAGCGACATCTTTTAATTCCTCTACTAGCTTTTTATTTTTATGACTTCTAGAGCCATATAATCGGGCAGAAAATACTGTTATGATTTCCAGCACGTCGTTAGCTAAATCTTCTTCAAAAGAACTATCTTCTGTGCGATTAATAATAATTACTTCTGTCCCAAAAATCTCACAGAGAGAAAATATAAGCTCACTTCCAAATCTAAGTAATCTATCTTTATGGGTAATAACTAATCTTTCAACTTGATTATCTGTGATTAAATTTATTAATCGCTTTAATCCTTTTTTAGAATAGTTTAGCCCACTTCCCAAGTCTTGAATTATTTCTACTTGCCAACCATTAGAAGCACAAAATAATTCTAGTATTTGCACTTGTCTGTTCAAGTCTTCTTTTTGATCATGACTTGAAACTCTTGCATAACCTATCGTAAAAGATAGCTCTTGCTTAATGCCCATTAATTGGGATAGGTCGTATCTCCTGTGTCCTGTAACGGTTCTTTCTGGTATTAATTTACCAGATGCTTCCCATCTCCTTAAGGTTTGAGTCGATACGCCTTTCAATTTAGCAGCTTCAGAAATTGATAATTTAGTCATACTGATTATTATACTGCCTAAAAGTATAAATTTGTATAATCTTGACTAATTTATTAAAATCTGTTTCCAGCCCTTGTTCTGAGTGCCGGAACTACTCTAGCTAGTAATATCCTACCACGTCTGTCGCGAGCTCACTCTCAAGCACCACATGCGCCAAGCGATCGTCAAAAAAATTAGTAACCGCTTAGACTCTATATCGAAATAGTGTGTATCTTTTGTCACAGAGTTTGTCCTGCATGAGTTTTACGGCTATATGAATGGAGCGGCTCAAACAGGAAGATTAGCAGCCGCTTTAATCGCAGGAGAAATTAATCCTCGTAAGTAGAAGCGATGTACAACTCTTTAAGCTGTCGATCGCTCACCGATGATGGTGCTTCCGTCAGTAAACAACTAGCTTGTTGGGTTTTGGGGAAAGCGATTACATCCCGAATCGAGTCTTCTCCCGCTAACAGCATCACGAGGCGATCCAAACCATAGGCTATACCACCGTGGGGAGGTGTACCATATTCAAAAGCCTCCAATAGAAAACCGAATTTATCTTGAGCTTCTTTGGGGGATAAACCGATGGTAGTGAAGACTTGTTCTTGAATTTCCTTCTGATAGATACGTAAACTTCCCCCACCAATTTCTATACCGTTGAAGACTATATCATAGGCTTGAGCTCTAGCTTTACTCAGATCCCCTCTATCTTCCGGATAGGGCGCGGTAAAGGGGTGATGAATGGCTTCTAGTCTCTTTTCCTGTGGGTTCCATTCAAACATGGGAAATTCCGTTACCCAAAGTAGATTAATTTGTCCCTGCTTGATTAAACCTAAATCCTCTCCTAAAAATAAACGCATTCGATCTAGAGCTTTATCAACAACCTGAGCTTCTCCTGCTACAAAAAGCAGTAAATGACCCGGTTTCGCTCCAGTTTTTTCCAGTATTTGTTCTTTTTGCTCTTGGGAAAGATTATCTTTAATAGCGCCGATGGTATCGAGTTCCAGATTTTCCCTAACACGAATATAGGCTATTCCTTTAGCTCCAGCGATAGTGGCTTCTTTGTATATATCCCCACCGGGCTTGATTCTGACGTTGGAAATAGCGTCATTTCCTTGGGGAATGGGCAGAATTTTGACTTTTCCTCCATTTTTAATGGGGTCGGTGAAGACTTTAAAGCCGCAATCATGTACTATCTCTGAGACGTCTACTAGTTTTAAATCGAAGCGAGTATCGGGGCGATCGCTTCCATATTGCTCCATCGCTTCCCTATAAGTCAAACGAGGAAAGGGCTTAACTAATTCTATATTTTTAACCTTTTTAAAGATATAACAAATTA
This portion of the Gloeocapsa sp. PCC 73106 genome encodes:
- the aspS gene encoding aspartate--tRNA ligase, translated to MRTYYCGEIEANQIDETVTLCGWVDRRRDHGGVIFIDLRDRTGIVQIVSDPQRTPESYSDAATLRNEYVVRISGKVSQRPPESLNSKIPTGEIEIYAHSIEILNAVSKQLPFSVSSDESESVREDLRLKYRYLDLRRERLYGNLRLRHEVVKAMRRFLEDEQHFIEVETPILTRSTPEGARDYLVPSRVNPGEWYALPQSPQLFKQLLMVAGCDRYYQIARCFRDEDLRADRQPEFTQLDMEMSFMSVDEIIALNEKLICYIFKKVKNIELVKPFPRLTYREAMEQYGSDRPDTRFDLKLVDVSEIVHDCGFKVFTDPIKNGGKVKILPIPQGNDAISNVRIKPGGDIYKEATIAGAKGIAYIRVRENLELDTIGAIKDNLSQEQKEQILEKTGAKPGHLLLFVAGEAQVVDKALDRMRLFLGEDLGLIKQGQINLLWVTEFPMFEWNPQEKRLEAIHHPFTAPYPEDRGDLSKARAQAYDIVFNGIEIGGGSLRIYQKEIQEQVFTTIGLSPKEAQDKFGFLLEAFEYGTPPHGGIAYGLDRLVMLLAGEDSIRDVIAFPKTQQASCLLTEAPSSVSDRQLKELYIASTYED
- a CDS encoding IS607 family transposase yields the protein MTKLSISEAAKLKGVSTQTLRRWEASGKLIPERTVTGHRRYDLSQLMGIKQELSFTIGYARVSSHDQKEDLNRQVQILELFCASNGWQVEIIQDLGSGLNYSKKGLKRLINLITDNQVERLVITHKDRLLRFGSELIFSLCEIFGTEVIIINRTEDSSFEEDLANDVLEIITVFSARLYGSRSHKNKKLVEELKDVAQKL
- a CDS encoding RNA-guided endonuclease TnpB family protein, with protein sequence MSLKSFKTTLILNNKQATLASKHAGVARHAYNWGLATCFETIDNNQLLPSSIDLHKKLVAEVKSVYEWYYEVSKCAPQQALRNLHQAFMNWWKHQHCQKPKFKKKGIRDSFYLEGAIKISGNKIKLPIFGWITADEILPSVIPKNVTISKRASKWFISFKYELENKPTPKTSPIIGVDVGINSLATCSDGTVFANPKAYRKAKKRLARLQRALSRKQKGSNNRKRALGRLQKAHYRVANIRKDTLHKITTHLAKNHSEVVIEDLNVSGMLKNHRLASAIADCGFYEFVRQLEYKCEWYGSTLTRVDRFFPSSQLCSNCGHKQKMPLSQRVYQCGNCGTTLDRDLNASINIRNAFKNTPSSGEINACEEVKQLGSTAAKTSMKHEVNIKPKQLSLFDLLE